The Lacipirellula parvula genome window below encodes:
- a CDS encoding primase-helicase family protein: MTLKGYEFAPVTKFTATGYLTTIPTCLADRPGVVMLRANSLVVQVIAKPGDDCQWSQTERKGYWTLVLPFDSEPTDLDFIRVVVYGDGAIQQPDGTYHKKKGGGFTRSSDTTAGRVIRAKLGVGKSEADCLIGECHLIPWQRVCIPFAGEYPGDRQWNIGAPQYVYQPSCGPHTSWDAIIDHVGEALKMPPELQVIGIRSGGDYLRAWFACILRDPACRLPYLFLFGDENCGKSILWEAFSLLVTGGVVKADRALNSDFNGEIDGAILCVIEEKDVSGMNTLPRIKDAVTGLTLAVRRMHTDVYHVTNYTHWIQTANNSGACRIPIGDTRFVAIHVKALTSEVPKPELLERLKAEGPAIMHTLLNMTLPEPQGRLALPVIATDAKAGIQEENLDPLAHKIVDFMSSRIAWEGSAKELRDAVGGAPGNIAGLKSAVSGFASYLRENRIIVKFPKRQVDRRYIIKLRRVA, from the coding sequence GTGACCCTCAAGGGTTACGAGTTCGCCCCCGTCACGAAGTTTACCGCTACTGGCTACCTCACCACGATTCCGACCTGCCTTGCTGACCGTCCCGGCGTGGTAATGCTCCGCGCAAACAGCCTCGTTGTGCAGGTCATTGCAAAACCCGGCGACGATTGCCAATGGTCGCAGACTGAGCGCAAAGGATACTGGACGCTCGTTCTTCCGTTCGACTCTGAACCGACCGATCTCGATTTTATTCGCGTGGTTGTGTACGGCGACGGTGCAATCCAGCAACCCGACGGCACCTACCATAAGAAGAAGGGCGGCGGGTTCACTCGTAGCAGCGACACGACGGCCGGGCGTGTGATTCGAGCCAAACTTGGGGTGGGCAAAAGCGAAGCTGATTGCCTGATTGGTGAATGTCACCTCATCCCGTGGCAACGGGTCTGCATCCCGTTTGCTGGAGAATACCCCGGCGATAGACAGTGGAATATCGGGGCACCGCAGTACGTCTATCAGCCTAGCTGTGGGCCGCATACTAGCTGGGATGCGATCATTGATCACGTCGGCGAAGCATTGAAGATGCCGCCGGAACTTCAAGTAATCGGCATTCGCAGCGGCGGCGACTACCTTCGCGCGTGGTTTGCGTGCATTCTTCGCGATCCTGCCTGTCGCCTACCTTATCTTTTCCTTTTCGGCGACGAGAACTGTGGCAAGTCGATCTTGTGGGAAGCATTCTCGCTTCTCGTTACGGGTGGCGTCGTGAAAGCCGACCGCGCCTTGAACAGTGACTTCAACGGCGAGATCGACGGAGCAATTCTCTGCGTAATTGAAGAGAAGGACGTTAGCGGCATGAACACGCTGCCGCGAATCAAAGACGCCGTAACCGGCCTCACGCTCGCGGTGCGGCGGATGCACACCGACGTTTATCACGTCACTAACTACACCCACTGGATTCAGACGGCGAACAATAGTGGCGCTTGTCGTATTCCGATTGGCGACACTCGATTCGTAGCAATCCACGTTAAGGCACTGACGAGCGAAGTTCCCAAACCTGAACTGTTGGAGCGGCTGAAGGCTGAAGGGCCGGCGATTATGCACACGCTGCTCAACATGACGCTGCCGGAGCCGCAAGGCCGGCTCGCGTTGCCGGTCATCGCGACTGATGCGAAGGCAGGCATTCAGGAAGAAAACCTTGACCCGCTCGCTCACAAGATTGTGGATTTTATGTCGAGCCGTATCGCTTGGGAGGGAAGCGCGAAAGAGCTTCGCGATGCGGTCGGTGGCGCGCCGGGCAACATCGCGGGTCTCAAATCGGCAGTCAGTGGCTTCGCATCGTACCTTCGCGAGAATCGCATCATCGTGAAATTCCCGAAAAGGCAAGTGGATAGACGTTACATCATCAAGCTGCGGAGGGTTGCGTGA
- a CDS encoding helix-turn-helix domain-containing protein: MDIESTYRRDLKLTGDPSAAASLVLAEAMLGHAPKPEPHLQPQARITVAEASKMFNIPKRTIQSACRTGRLNHVRTGRIIRLKPADLELFLSGVEMQSGWRLGS; the protein is encoded by the coding sequence GTGGACATTGAATCAACTTATCGCCGCGACCTGAAACTCACCGGTGACCCTAGTGCCGCCGCCTCGCTCGTCCTCGCAGAGGCGATGTTGGGCCACGCCCCGAAACCGGAGCCCCACCTGCAACCGCAAGCCCGCATCACGGTTGCGGAGGCGTCGAAGATGTTTAACATCCCGAAGCGGACGATCCAGTCGGCGTGTCGCACTGGTCGACTGAATCACGTCCGCACTGGTCGTATCATCAGGCTGAAGCCGGCAGACCTTGAGCTGTTTCTGTCGGGAGTGGAAATGCAATCTGGGTGGCGACTTGGGTCATGA
- a CDS encoding recombinase family protein — MKLVAYYRVSTKRQGTSGLGLEAQQAAVEAFAITGKIVANFTEVETGKRCDRPELARAMAACRRHGATLVIAKLDRLARNVHFVSGLMEARIPFVCCDNPNATPLTIHILAAVAEDEAKRISERTKAALAAAKARGTALGSAANLTKAARRKGTAANVEAAHLYASRALPLACKLRAAGESLAVIADRLTDGGILTRTGKAWSATAVMRLLAC, encoded by the coding sequence ATGAAACTCGTCGCCTACTATCGCGTCAGCACGAAACGACAAGGCACTTCCGGCCTTGGCCTGGAAGCTCAGCAGGCCGCCGTGGAGGCGTTCGCCATCACTGGCAAGATCGTCGCCAACTTCACTGAGGTGGAAACTGGCAAACGCTGCGATCGGCCAGAGCTTGCTCGCGCTATGGCTGCATGCCGCCGTCACGGTGCGACGTTAGTGATTGCCAAGCTTGACCGGCTCGCTCGCAATGTCCACTTCGTTTCCGGGCTCATGGAGGCGCGCATACCCTTCGTTTGCTGCGACAATCCCAATGCCACGCCCCTTACGATTCATATTCTCGCCGCTGTCGCTGAAGATGAGGCAAAGCGAATCAGTGAGCGAACGAAAGCCGCCCTTGCCGCCGCAAAGGCACGTGGAACTGCGCTCGGCAGCGCTGCCAATCTCACTAAGGCAGCACGGCGCAAAGGCACCGCCGCCAACGTGGAAGCTGCTCACCTGTACGCAAGCCGTGCCCTGCCCCTTGCTTGCAAGTTGCGTGCTGCTGGGGAATCGTTGGCTGTGATTGCCGATCGGTTAACCGATGGCGGCATCCTCACCCGCACCGGCAAGGCGTGGAGTGCTACAGCGGTGATGCGTTTGCTCGCGTGCTAG